From the genome of Nasonia vitripennis strain AsymCx chromosome 1, Nvit_psr_1.1, whole genome shotgun sequence, one region includes:
- the LOC100679800 gene encoding uncharacterized protein LOC100679800 yields MKFEIAVVLVYSTLVMSFNTDVRIKRQILKMPSPLTGLGNNAISNLGSSLASGLASTTSDMIQKGVSKVVSSGTDIIGRGVSDMENAVNNIATMGLEGVKAVGSRIEGALKNTYHEEKDSFKSSWDSVKNMMINGIEAGANLTKTGFDLGTIGPKLGKNLILG; encoded by the exons ATGAAGTTCGAAATAGCTGTTGTTCTGGTTTACAGTACATTAGTCATG AGTTTCAACACTGACGTTAGAATTAAAAGACAAATTTTGAAG ATGCCGTCTCCTCTCACTGGGCTAGGCAATAATGCAATAAGTAATTTAGGAAGTAGTCTAGCAAGTGGTTTGGCTTCTACAACATCTGATATGATACAAAAGGGTGTTAGTAAAGTTGTATCCTCGGGTACTGACATTATCGGTCGCGGCGTCTCAGACATGGAAAATGCTGTAAACAATATTGCAACGATGGGATTAGAA GGGGTGAAAGCAGTTGGAAGCAGAATTGAAGGAGCTTTAAAAAATACCTACCATGAAGAAAAAGACTCTTTCAAAAGCAGCTGGGACTCAGTAAAGAATATGATGATTAATGGTATTGAAGCGGGGGCTAATTTGACGAAGACTGGCTTTGATTTGGGAACAATCGGCCCAAAATTAGGAAAAAACTTGATTTTAggttaa
- the LOC100118966 gene encoding myosin light chain alkali, whose protein sequence is MADLSSKDVEKAEFAFSIYDADGSNNIDAADLGNLLRALGTNPTNATIEKLGGTKKRGEKTLSLAEFLPIYSQVKKDKEQGCYEDFVECLKLYDKQENGKMLGAELSHVLLSLGERLDDKECEAVIRDCMDKEDEDGFIPYTPFVKKLMS, encoded by the exons ATG GCTGATCTCTCATCTAAGGACGTTGAAA AGGCAGAGTTCGCTTTCTCCATCTACGACGCCGATGGCAGCAACAACATCGACGCCGCTGATCTCGGAAACCTCCTCCGAGCTCTTGGCACGAATCCAACAAACGCAACCATTGAGAAACTTGGTGGCACAAAAAAACGCGGCGAGAAGACTTTGAGCCTAGCCGAATTCCTGCCCATTTACAGCCAGGTCAAAAAGGACAAGGAGCAGGGCTGCTATGAGGACTTCGTCGAGTGCTTGAAACTGTACGACAAGCAGGAAAATGGCAAGATGCTCGGCGCTGAATTGTCGCACGTTCTCCTTTCCCTTG GTGAGCGTCTTGACGACAAGGAATGCGAAGCCGTCATCAGGGACTGCATGGACAAGGAAGACGAAGATGGATTCATCCCATACACCC cATTCGTCAAGAAATTGATGAGTTAA